ATCATGGACAGAATACCTAGTGTAGACCTCAAGGATTTTTTATCTGATGACCCTAATAGAAAACAAAAATTTATTAATGAAATAGGAAAAGCTTATGAGGACATAGGTTTTGTGGCATTAAAAGGTCATTTTTTAGACGACAAGCTTGTAGATAGCCTTTACACCGAAGTCAAAAACTTTTTTGATTTACCTGTAGAAAAGAAGCGCGAATACGAAATTGAAGGCATTGGTGGACAACGAGGTTATATTTCATTCGGAAAAGAAAGCGCAAAAGGTAAAAAAGAAGGCGATTTAAAAGAATTTTGGCACTTTGGTCAATACGTTGAAGATGATGAAGAACGTCGCAAAGAATATCCTGAAAATGTTGAAGTTAAAGAACTTCCAGAATTTAATAAAGTTGGCAAACAAACCTATGCTAAGCTTGAAGAAACAGCCAAATACGTATTACGTGCTTTAGCTTTATTTGTCGGTTTAGAAGAAACATATTTTGATAATTATATTCATAACGGAAATTCTATATTAAGACCAATTCATTATCCACCAATTATAGATGAACCTAAAAATGCTGTACGTGCAGCTGCTCATGGCGATATTAATTTAATTACGCTATTAATGGGTGCTCAAGGTCGTGGATTACAAGTACAAAATCATGATGGAGAATGGTTAGATGCCATTGCAGAGCCAGATGAATTAATGATTAATGTTGGTGATATGCTGTCTAGACACACCAATAATAAATTAAAATCTACAATACACCGTGTTGTAAATCCTCCAAGAGAATTGTGGGGCACATCGCGCTACTCTATTCCTTTCTTTATGCATCCTATAAGTGAAATGAAATTAGATGTCTTAGAAAGCTGTATTGATGAAAACAATCCAAAACAATTTGAAGATATTACTGCTGGTGAGTTTTTAAATGAACGTTTGATTGAACTTGGACTTAAAAAATAGTCTCAATTAAGCTTCACCGAATAAAATAAACACTTCAGATTAAAAGCTGTTTTCTAAATTATGGATTTACAAGACCAACTTAAAAACCTATTTCCTGACCATACACCAGAAGTTTCTGAGAATGAAACTGAGGAGAATTCAGATATTTGGTTACAAGACGACCCAATTATTTGTAAGTACGAAAAGCGTAAAGGAAAACCTATTACTATACTTGAAGGTTACAATGGAGCTACAGAAGATTTTAAAAAATTAGCAAAAGAACTTAAGCAAAAGCTCAGTGTTGGTGGTAGTTTTAAAGACGATAAAATAATTATTCAAGGCGATTATCGAGATAAAATTATGGCTATGCTGAAGGAAAAAGGCTTTAATGTAAAACGCGTTGGCGGTTAATTTATGTCTAAAACAATTCTACATATTACAAACGGTGATAGCCTTACTGATTATCTAAGAGAATTAGATTATAAAGAAGACATATTGACTTGGCGAGAAATGCTATGTGAAGGTCCAACAGTTCCACTTATAGATTCTGAAGATTTTTTTAATCTGAGAAAAGCCTTTTTATCTCATTATTATAACATAAATCCTAGTGATTATAATTTAAGAGAATCTTTACAAATACTTGATAATAGCGATAAATATGACGAGATTCACTTATGGTTTGAATACGATTTATTTTGCCATATAAATTTAATAGCAGTCATTAGCTTACTACATCAAAAAGAGATTAACATACCTCTCTACTTAGTTTGTAGTGGACGTGTAGATGGAGAAAAATATTTAATGGGTTTGGGTGAATTAAATCCTCAACAGCTACGAAAACACCATGATAATCGTGTGCTTTTAACAAATGATGATATTGACTTAGCAGTAGCATTATGGCGTACCTATTGTTGTAAAGACCATAATATTTTTAAACCATATATAACTCAAAATTCTAGTTTTAAATATTTAACCAATTGTTTAAAAGCGCATCTAAAACGTTTTCCGAATCAAAAAACAGGACTTTGTATTATTGAAGAGAATATTTTAAAATTAATTAAAGATAAAGACATTAATTCTGAACATCATTTATTAGGCTATTGCCTAAATTATCAGGGCTATTATGGTTTTGGTGATTCACAATTCAGGAGAATGATAGCCAAACTCTCTGACTTCTTTGAAGAAAAAGATAATCAATTACAGTTAACAAGAAAAGGTCATGAAGCATTGATTGGAGAAGTCAATTTTTCCAAATCTATAAATAATGATATAGATTACGGAGGTATATCTCGCTTAGATTATCAATTCAATATTTCAGAAAATAAACTTATAAAAACAGTATCTAATGTCAATTAAAAACTCTGAACTTATATTAAATCCTGATGGTAGTGTATATCATCTCAACCTGAAGCCAGAGCATATTTCTGATACCATAATATTTGTTGGAGACCAAGATCGTGTCGAAAAAATTACTAAGCATTTTGATAGTATTGAGTTTACGACTCAAAAAAGAGAATTTAAGACGCAAACAGGTCACTATAAAGGCAAAAGAATTTCTGTAATTTCGACTGGTATTGGACCAGATAATATAGATATTGTACTAAATGAGCTTGATGCGCTTGTAAATATCGATTTAGATACCCGTAAGCCAAAAGAAAATCTAACGAGTTTAAATATAATAAGAATTGGTACTTCTGGTTCTTTACAAAAAGATGTGCCAGTAGACTCGTTTTTAATTAGTACACATGGTTTAGATATCAACGGTATGCTTCACTTCTATCAAATCGAAGGTATAAGTAATCCAGAAATTGAAAATGAATTTATTAAACACACCAATTGGGATAAAAATAAAGCCCGCCCAATAATCATTAATAATAGTGCTTATTTACAACAATTCTTCGAAAGTACAGATGTACATAAAGGTATGACTGGAACTGCTGGTGGTTTTTATGGACCACAAGGTCGCGTATTAAGATTGCCACTCCAAGATGCAAGTCTGAATAATAAACTAGATAATTTTAGTTATAAAGATTATAGAATTACCAATTTTGAAATGGAGACTTCTGTGATTTATGGACTATCAAAGCTTTTAGGTCACGAGGCTTTATCACTTAATGCCATTATTGCTAATAGAGCAAATGGTACGTTTAGCCAAAACCCAAAGTATACTGTAGAAAAACTTATTAATTATGCTTTAGATCGTATTATAAACTTATAAAATCAATGAAAAAATTTGCTAATGTCCTTTACGTTGTTGCCATTTTCTTATTGATAGGTACAGTCATCAGAACTTTAGTCTACCTAATTATTGGTTTGCCTGGAGAGCGTATCTTTAGAATTGAATTAATTATATTTTGGAGTGTTATCACTGTAATTATTATCTACAGAAATAGCGTTGCAAAATCAAAAAAAAATAAAAGTAAATTTTGAAAAAAATAAATATCGGTGGCGTACCAGAACATTTCAATTTAGCTTGGTATCTTACTCTAAAGAATGGCGAATATAAGGCAGAAGGCATTAATCTTCGTTGGCATGACTATCATGGTGGTACAGGTCAAATGTGCAAAGGACTTCGTGAAGGTGATATCGATATGGCAGTTATTCTTACCGAAGGTATCGTAAAAGATATCATCGCAGGCAAT
This DNA window, taken from Winogradskyella sp. PC-19, encodes the following:
- a CDS encoding isopenicillin N synthase family dioxygenase gives rise to the protein MDRIPSVDLKDFLSDDPNRKQKFINEIGKAYEDIGFVALKGHFLDDKLVDSLYTEVKNFFDLPVEKKREYEIEGIGGQRGYISFGKESAKGKKEGDLKEFWHFGQYVEDDEERRKEYPENVEVKELPEFNKVGKQTYAKLEETAKYVLRALALFVGLEETYFDNYIHNGNSILRPIHYPPIIDEPKNAVRAAAHGDINLITLLMGAQGRGLQVQNHDGEWLDAIAEPDELMINVGDMLSRHTNNKLKSTIHRVVNPPRELWGTSRYSIPFFMHPISEMKLDVLESCIDENNPKQFEDITAGEFLNERLIELGLKK
- a CDS encoding translation initiation factor codes for the protein MDLQDQLKNLFPDHTPEVSENETEENSDIWLQDDPIICKYEKRKGKPITILEGYNGATEDFKKLAKELKQKLSVGGSFKDDKIIIQGDYRDKIMAMLKEKGFNVKRVGG
- a CDS encoding DUF1835 domain-containing protein; its protein translation is MSKTILHITNGDSLTDYLRELDYKEDILTWREMLCEGPTVPLIDSEDFFNLRKAFLSHYYNINPSDYNLRESLQILDNSDKYDEIHLWFEYDLFCHINLIAVISLLHQKEINIPLYLVCSGRVDGEKYLMGLGELNPQQLRKHHDNRVLLTNDDIDLAVALWRTYCCKDHNIFKPYITQNSSFKYLTNCLKAHLKRFPNQKTGLCIIEENILKLIKDKDINSEHHLLGYCLNYQGYYGFGDSQFRRMIAKLSDFFEEKDNQLQLTRKGHEALIGEVNFSKSINNDIDYGGISRLDYQFNISENKLIKTVSNVN
- a CDS encoding nucleoside phosphorylase, whose amino-acid sequence is MSIKNSELILNPDGSVYHLNLKPEHISDTIIFVGDQDRVEKITKHFDSIEFTTQKREFKTQTGHYKGKRISVISTGIGPDNIDIVLNELDALVNIDLDTRKPKENLTSLNIIRIGTSGSLQKDVPVDSFLISTHGLDINGMLHFYQIEGISNPEIENEFIKHTNWDKNKARPIIINNSAYLQQFFESTDVHKGMTGTAGGFYGPQGRVLRLPLQDASLNNKLDNFSYKDYRITNFEMETSVIYGLSKLLGHEALSLNAIIANRANGTFSQNPKYTVEKLINYALDRIINL